The proteins below come from a single Vibrio natriegens NBRC 15636 = ATCC 14048 = DSM 759 genomic window:
- a CDS encoding mannitol-1-phosphate 5-dehydrogenase — protein MKNAVHFGAGNIGRGFIGKLLADADVEVTFADVDAPLVDQLSHKQEYKVKVVGTECQIDTVTHVTAVNSASEDVIDRIVKTDLVTTAVGPNVLDIIAKTIATGITKRFEAGNESPLNIIACENMVRGTTHLKGEVYKHLDASLHAKADELVGFVDSAVDRIVPPAEAANDDPLEVTVESFSEWIVDEQQFKGEIPDIAGMEKTNNLMAFVERKLFTLNTGHCITAYLGCLKGHRTIREAIEDPEIQAEVKQAMIESGEVLIRRYGFDRDMHNAYIEKILGRFANPYLVDEVDRVGRQPIRKLGANDRLVKPLLGTIEYGTENQTLLKGIAAALKYTNDTDPQAVELQTSLKEVGVKPTLAKYTGLAEDSAEVAHIEALYNQL, from the coding sequence ATGAAAAATGCAGTTCATTTTGGCGCAGGTAACATTGGTCGTGGTTTCATCGGTAAACTTTTAGCAGACGCAGACGTCGAGGTCACTTTCGCTGACGTTGATGCCCCGTTGGTAGACCAACTCAGTCATAAACAAGAATACAAAGTTAAAGTGGTGGGCACGGAGTGCCAAATCGACACAGTCACGCATGTCACCGCAGTTAACTCAGCAAGTGAAGACGTGATTGACCGCATCGTAAAAACCGATTTAGTGACAACCGCTGTTGGTCCAAACGTGCTGGACATCATTGCGAAAACCATCGCAACCGGCATCACCAAACGTTTCGAAGCGGGTAATGAATCACCACTGAACATCATCGCCTGTGAGAACATGGTTCGCGGGACGACCCATTTAAAGGGCGAAGTGTACAAACATCTTGATGCGTCACTGCACGCAAAAGCCGATGAGCTCGTTGGCTTCGTCGATTCTGCAGTAGACCGTATCGTGCCACCAGCAGAAGCTGCCAACGATGACCCACTGGAAGTAACGGTAGAAAGCTTCAGCGAGTGGATTGTTGACGAGCAGCAATTCAAAGGGGAAATCCCGGACATCGCTGGGATGGAAAAGACCAACAACCTGATGGCGTTTGTGGAACGTAAACTGTTCACCCTAAATACCGGTCACTGTATTACGGCTTACTTGGGCTGCTTGAAAGGACACCGCACCATTCGAGAAGCGATTGAAGATCCTGAAATTCAGGCAGAAGTAAAACAGGCCATGATCGAGAGTGGTGAAGTGTTGATTCGTCGTTATGGCTTCGACCGCGACATGCACAATGCCTACATCGAGAAGATTCTGGGCCGCTTTGCCAATCCATACTTAGTTGATGAAGTTGACCGCGTTGGACGTCAGCCAATTCGCAAATTAGGTGCAAATGATAGATTAGTGAAGCCATTACTCGGTACAATTGAATATGGCACTGAAAATCAAACACTTTTAAAAGGGATAGCGGCGGCGTTGAAGTACACTAACGACACCGATCCTCAAGCGGTTGAATTACAAACTTCATTAAAAGAAGTCGGCGTGAAGCCAACGCTCGCGAAATACACAGGTCTTGCAGAAGACAGCGCTGAGGTGGCTCATATTGAGGCACTCTACAACCAGCTGTAA
- a CDS encoding MltR family transcriptional regulator, with amino-acid sequence MADNINETEIIERLNGAPSVRGFFIATVDVFNESIDGLIQRIFRKDNFAVQSVVGPLLQDSGPLGDLSVRLKLLFGLGVLPDDIYHDIEDIIKLKNQLNSDASDYEFTDPNILDPIKKLHLVKKMGMVQLEVNEPDDDIDLEFYQLQLQRQQQIIKSGLSLAIVEICNELGKESPF; translated from the coding sequence ATGGCAGATAACATCAACGAAACCGAGATCATTGAACGACTCAACGGCGCACCCTCAGTGCGGGGCTTCTTTATTGCCACGGTCGACGTCTTTAACGAGTCGATCGACGGTCTGATACAAAGAATTTTCCGTAAAGATAACTTCGCTGTTCAATCGGTTGTTGGCCCGCTACTACAAGACTCAGGCCCACTGGGCGATCTGTCTGTTCGTCTAAAATTACTGTTTGGTTTGGGCGTACTACCTGACGATATTTACCACGATATTGAAGATATCATTAAGCTCAAAAACCAACTCAACAGCGACGCATCCGACTACGAGTTCACTGACCCAAACATTCTCGATCCGATCAAAAAGCTGCATTTAGTTAAGAAAATGGGCATGGTGCAACTGGAAGTCAATGAACCGGATGACGACATCGATCTGGAGTTCTATCAGCTTCAACTTCAGCGCCAACAACAAATCATCAAATCAGGGCTTTCCCTCGCCATTGTCGAAATCTGCAATGAACTTGGCAAGGAAAGTCCTTTTTAA
- the murQ gene encoding N-acetylmuramic acid 6-phosphate etherase, which produces MSELSSTINKEQNPETEQLSELPLMEVLELLNAHDASVAVSINKVLPDVAKAVELIASQMRQGGRLFYVGAGTSGRLGVLDSAECPPTFGTDPALVQSIIAGGLDAMLAAVEDIEDCKESAPAELRQRQLTSQDVVVGIAASGRTPFVISALDYARQIGAKTIALSTRGPGLISQHADVSIAPDVGAEVLAGSTRMKSGSAQKMLLGMLSTSVMLQLGKVHGNLMVDVKANNQKLRIRAQHMVQQICEVDDLTAAKLLDSVEYNVRAAVLLHTLDTSPSKALALAAQPFQPLKQQLLQGK; this is translated from the coding sequence ATGAGTGAGTTGTCGTCAACCATTAATAAAGAGCAAAACCCCGAGACAGAGCAGCTGTCCGAGTTGCCATTAATGGAAGTGCTGGAATTACTCAATGCCCACGATGCCAGCGTTGCGGTGTCGATTAATAAAGTGCTGCCAGATGTCGCCAAAGCGGTTGAACTGATTGCCTCGCAGATGAGACAAGGCGGCCGTTTATTCTATGTTGGTGCAGGAACCAGCGGCCGACTTGGTGTTTTAGACTCAGCAGAATGCCCCCCTACTTTTGGTACCGATCCTGCTCTGGTCCAGTCCATTATCGCAGGCGGTCTTGACGCTATGCTCGCGGCTGTAGAAGACATTGAAGACTGCAAAGAGTCCGCTCCTGCCGAACTTCGCCAGCGCCAACTGACTTCGCAAGATGTAGTCGTTGGGATTGCCGCAAGTGGAAGAACGCCCTTCGTCATTTCAGCACTGGATTACGCCAGACAGATCGGCGCGAAAACCATTGCACTCAGTACCCGAGGACCAGGGCTTATTTCGCAACACGCGGATGTGTCTATTGCACCGGATGTCGGCGCAGAGGTACTGGCAGGCTCGACACGGATGAAAAGCGGCTCAGCACAAAAGATGTTACTGGGCATGCTGAGTACCTCGGTCATGCTTCAACTGGGTAAAGTGCACGGAAACCTGATGGTAGACGTCAAAGCGAATAACCAGAAGCTGCGCATTCGTGCCCAGCACATGGTGCAGCAAATTTGTGAAGTGGATGATCTCACCGCCGCCAAGCTATTGGATTCGGTGGAATACAATGTTCGTGCTGCGGTATTGCTGCACACGTTGGACACTTCACCTTCTAAAGCGTTGGCTCTTGCGGCACAACCCTTCCAACCTCTGAAACAGCAGTTACTGCAAGGAAAATAG
- a CDS encoding PTS mannitol transporter subunit IICBA: protein MISPDAKIKIQNFGRFLSNMVMPNIGAFIAWGFITALFIPTGWLPNETLASMVGPMITYLLPLLIGYTGGKLVGGDRGAVVGAITTMGVIVGTDIPMFMGAMIVGPMGGLAIKKFDNYIDGKVKSGFEMLVNNFSAGIIGMLCAILAFFLIGPFVKVLSGALAAGVNFLVSAHLLPLTSIFVEPAKILFLNNAINHGIFSPLGIQQASETGQSIFFLIEANPGPGLGILLAYMVFGKGTARQTAGGASIIHFFGGIHEIYFPYILMNPRLILAAIAGGMTGVFVLTMFNAGIVSPASPGSIFAVLLMTQKGSIVGVLASIAAAAGVSFTVASLLMKTQTSTEEDGDKAALEKATSQMKDMKSASKNNAAVNSESKGDVDLATVQSIIVACDAGMGSSAMGASMLRKKVQDAGLNIHVTNLAINNLSESADIVITHKDLTDRARKHAPNAHHISLTNFLDSEMYNQLVTKLLAAQTSSANDDQMVKVSVLAANDDNFEQQQPSVFQIQRENIHLGLSAANKEEAIRFAGNKLVELGYVEPEYVEAMFDREALVPTYLGESIAVPHGTIEAKDRVKKTGIVICQYPSGIQFTEDEDDVAKLVIGIAAKNDEHIQVITTITNALDEPEAIEKLTSTTDVEEILNILGREQAA from the coding sequence ATGATATCACCAGATGCTAAGATCAAGATACAAAATTTTGGTCGCTTTCTGTCTAACATGGTAATGCCTAACATTGGCGCATTTATCGCGTGGGGCTTTATCACTGCACTATTCATCCCAACCGGATGGTTGCCAAATGAGACTTTGGCTTCAATGGTTGGTCCTATGATCACTTACTTGCTGCCACTACTTATCGGTTATACCGGTGGTAAATTAGTCGGCGGCGATCGCGGTGCTGTAGTCGGCGCAATCACCACAATGGGCGTGATTGTCGGTACAGACATCCCTATGTTCATGGGAGCGATGATCGTCGGTCCAATGGGCGGCTTGGCGATTAAAAAATTCGACAACTACATCGATGGCAAAGTGAAAAGTGGCTTTGAGATGTTGGTAAACAACTTCTCTGCAGGCATCATCGGTATGCTGTGTGCCATTCTTGCTTTCTTCCTGATAGGTCCTTTTGTAAAAGTACTTTCTGGTGCTTTAGCAGCAGGCGTAAACTTCCTTGTATCAGCGCACCTTCTACCTCTGACTTCTATTTTTGTTGAGCCAGCGAAGATTCTGTTCCTGAACAACGCAATTAACCACGGCATCTTCTCACCACTAGGCATTCAACAGGCGTCAGAAACAGGTCAATCTATTTTCTTCCTGATTGAAGCAAACCCAGGTCCGGGTCTAGGTATTCTTCTGGCGTACATGGTGTTTGGCAAAGGTACTGCTCGTCAGACTGCTGGTGGTGCTTCTATCATCCACTTCTTTGGTGGTATCCATGAGATTTACTTCCCATACATTCTGATGAACCCACGCCTCATCCTAGCGGCTATCGCAGGTGGTATGACAGGTGTGTTCGTTCTCACTATGTTCAACGCAGGTATCGTTTCTCCAGCGTCTCCAGGTTCTATCTTCGCGGTACTATTGATGACGCAAAAAGGCTCGATCGTTGGTGTTCTAGCCTCTATCGCGGCGGCAGCGGGCGTGTCGTTCACCGTAGCATCTCTGTTAATGAAGACTCAAACATCGACAGAAGAAGACGGCGATAAAGCAGCGCTAGAAAAAGCAACGTCACAAATGAAAGACATGAAATCTGCATCAAAAAACAATGCAGCGGTAAACAGTGAAAGCAAAGGCGACGTAGACCTTGCGACAGTTCAAAGCATTATTGTCGCTTGTGATGCCGGCATGGGCTCAAGCGCGATGGGTGCGAGCATGCTACGCAAGAAAGTTCAGGACGCAGGTCTGAACATCCACGTCACTAACCTTGCTATTAACAATTTATCAGAGAGTGCAGATATCGTGATTACTCATAAAGATTTGACGGATCGTGCACGTAAGCATGCTCCTAACGCACACCACATTTCACTGACTAATTTCCTGGACAGCGAAATGTACAACCAACTCGTCACCAAACTGCTGGCGGCACAAACTTCATCTGCCAATGACGATCAGATGGTAAAAGTATCGGTTCTTGCAGCAAACGACGACAATTTTGAACAACAGCAACCATCTGTATTCCAGATTCAACGTGAAAACATCCACTTAGGTTTAAGCGCGGCTAACAAAGAAGAAGCGATTCGCTTTGCGGGCAACAAGTTAGTTGAACTTGGCTACGTTGAACCAGAATACGTAGAGGCGATGTTTGATCGTGAAGCACTGGTTCCGACTTACCTTGGCGAATCTATCGCGGTGCCACACGGCACGATTGAAGCGAAAGATCGCGTTAAAAAGACTGGCATTGTTATCTGCCAATACCCATCGGGTATCCAATTTACTGAAGACGAAGACGATGTAGCGAAACTGGTTATCGGCATTGCCGCTAAAAATGATGAGCACATCCAAGTTATTACCACCATTACGAACGCACTCGATGAGCCAGAAGCAATTGAGAAGCTAACCAGCACTACGGATGTAGAAGAGATCCTCAACATCCTTGGCCGCGAACAAGCCGCTTAA
- a CDS encoding PTS transporter subunit EIIC, translating to MANKIEHLELIADHIERHIGGFDNVATLTNCMTRVRIVLKDHSQFNMDALREVEGIKGVVDAGEQYQIIVGMGTAAKVAGVLNKRMKGAGIEEGSAEAPVAQPFSIRRALNTLAAIFVPTIPALIGCGLVLGMVNIFKLVAPEFVAANPDIFSLFTVVGKAVFAVLSVMIGMNTAKELQASPAIGAVMAAVLAAPGLANIELFGNALVPGGGGMFAVLLVCVFSSKFELWFRSHCKESLDLIFTPTVTILVSSAVALFILQPIAHSVNVWLGNLVSVALLNESAGSVAVGGVLGGGFLFLLLTGLHQGLIPIHAQILETFGLNYLFPILAMGGMGQVGAAAYVYLKSKNERLKKTITGALPVGILGVGEPLLFGVSLPLGKTFIAGCIGGFAGGAMMAAFKIGIIIPFGTAGLSLIPLVGEGQIPSFLLAVVCAWIVGFIASMLLGFTDPVEKTAKSR from the coding sequence ATGGCAAATAAGATAGAACATCTGGAACTCATTGCCGATCACATTGAACGGCATATTGGCGGCTTTGATAACGTCGCGACCCTGACCAACTGCATGACACGCGTACGTATCGTGCTTAAAGACCACTCCCAATTTAATATGGATGCACTACGAGAGGTTGAGGGTATTAAAGGTGTCGTTGATGCCGGAGAACAATATCAAATCATCGTCGGCATGGGCACTGCGGCAAAAGTCGCTGGCGTTCTGAATAAACGAATGAAAGGTGCAGGTATTGAGGAAGGTTCGGCGGAGGCCCCTGTCGCGCAACCATTTTCGATTCGTCGCGCTCTCAACACCTTAGCCGCGATTTTTGTGCCGACCATTCCAGCTTTGATCGGTTGTGGTTTAGTTCTGGGGATGGTGAACATCTTCAAACTCGTCGCTCCGGAATTTGTCGCAGCCAACCCAGATATCTTCTCGCTATTCACTGTCGTTGGCAAAGCCGTATTCGCGGTGCTTTCTGTCATGATCGGTATGAATACCGCTAAAGAACTTCAGGCGTCTCCTGCGATTGGTGCGGTGATGGCTGCAGTTTTGGCTGCGCCGGGCCTTGCAAATATCGAGTTATTTGGTAACGCGTTAGTTCCGGGCGGCGGCGGCATGTTTGCTGTATTGTTGGTCTGTGTCTTTTCTTCTAAGTTTGAGCTTTGGTTCCGTAGCCACTGTAAAGAAAGTCTCGACCTTATCTTTACTCCGACCGTAACTATTTTGGTGTCGTCGGCAGTGGCTTTGTTCATCTTGCAGCCTATCGCCCACTCGGTAAACGTGTGGCTAGGCAACTTGGTTTCGGTTGCACTGCTTAATGAATCCGCAGGTTCCGTAGCGGTTGGCGGTGTCCTGGGTGGTGGCTTCCTGTTCCTACTATTAACAGGCTTACACCAAGGTCTTATCCCTATTCATGCACAAATTCTTGAGACTTTTGGTCTTAACTACCTGTTCCCGATTTTAGCGATGGGTGGCATGGGGCAAGTCGGCGCAGCGGCGTACGTCTACCTTAAGTCGAAGAATGAACGCCTGAAGAAGACCATCACTGGAGCTCTGCCTGTTGGTATTCTGGGTGTTGGCGAACCACTGTTGTTTGGTGTGTCACTACCGCTAGGTAAAACCTTTATTGCAGGCTGTATTGGCGGTTTTGCTGGTGGTGCCATGATGGCCGCGTTCAAGATTGGCATCATCATTCCATTTGGTACTGCTGGGCTTTCTCTGATTCCACTGGTTGGCGAGGGGCAGATTCCATCATTCCTTCTTGCGGTGGTGTGTGCATGGATAGTCGGTTTTATCGCGTCGATGCTCTTAGGGTTTACCGATCCAGTCGAAAAGACAGCGAAAAGTCGCTAA